The DNA segment GTCCTTTACTAGTAATTAGTTCTTCAACAGCGCAAAGGGACTTCAGAGCTGGCTCTTTTGCTTTAATGTAGTCTTGacattttgtgtttgtgtgctctctctctctcgcagtgtTCTCCGCAGCATGCGTGTGGAGTCCCCATTGACCGCCATTGACTTCACTCCAGACGGGGCAGGCCTGGTGGTGGGCTCCACCCAGGGCAGACTGTACCTGTACGACCTGCGCAACCTCAGCGCTCCCACCAAGACTGCCACTGCACACAAGACCTCCATCACCAGCCTGCGCTTCCAGAGCTCCCAGAGCAGACACCTCAAGGTAGGCTACACACCACAGCGCTTTTTCAATTCAATCCAGTCAGGGAATTAAAAGTCCTATTCAAGATTTGAACATTTTTAAATGTTACTTTTCAATCCCGCAAATTGAATTTTCTTGAGCTGAGTTCAGAGGAAATTTTAGTTCGGGACCACTGGTGTACTGTGACAGAGACAATGATTTTGGGATGCCATTTGTCTGCACAAGGAGGCACGCCAAGACCATGTGGGTTTTCTTTGGTCTGTTGTGCATATTGTATTAAATGAACTAGTTTTACCTTAATTCGTGTAAATGAGTTGACAGTGTTCTACTTCACTTGATAGGAAATGTTGTAACCTTTCGTCATTACAGTAATAATTTTCCCAGAGTGATGCACTTTTCCAGTTCGGTGTGTATATCTTGACAGCATGTGCTGTAAGCTCTGTATTGTGTGGCTATGGGCTGGGCTCCTGACTAATAAAGATGCATCTAAAACTTTAAATCATGTGCTCAATAGGGACCGTATTGAAGCTTGTAGGTATTTAACTGGAATGTGTAACCTGAGATCAATTAAACCTAGCCTTTTCAAGCTAACCATGTCCCTTTTTTCCCCCCATTAGTCCAGTAAAATGGCATCCAGCAAGTCTTCTAGCTCTCACACAAGCAAGAGGATCTCAGCCAGGCTGGGTAATACCTACTTACCAGCAGCCACCCACAGCTCCACCTCTACACCCCCCTCTAGCCTGCTTGCACCCCACATGGTAGATGGAGGGGATGGACAGGCACAGGGCACAGGTCAGACCTGCTCTAGTACCTCAAATATACTTCTGGCCAACATCCTGACCTGAAACATCACCCCATTTCCAATTCATGGTCTAGACCAGGGGTACCCTGAGCCTGGAGGTCTAGAGAGCTggttgtcattgtgtgtgtgtgtgtgtgtgtgtgtgtgtgtggtgtgtgtgtgtgtaggctccAGTGTGGAAGTGGTCTCCAGAGAGGCGGAGGGCCAGCCGGGTGCTGACCGCCTGCCCAGTCTGGACAAGTTCAGTAGCGTGGGTAGAAACAGCCTGGACATCTTCTCCCCCGTAAGAGACGGTGAGCTCCCCACTCGTCTGACTTAGTTTCAACTCACTGGTATTAAGTTTGGATTTGGTCATCACACCATTTTCTTTTTAAACTGACagcttgttgtttttttgtctttaGATTACAAAGCCCATGGGATGGGTGGTGATGCTCCTGGTGGAATCAAAGGGAATGGTACTTGGAAAATGCCATGCATGTCCTCTTTTACAGTTCAAGTTCTCATTGAAAGTTCATGAGGACCCTGCACAGCTAACCATGAGTAAAAGATGTGTGTCTTTTTTAATTAACCCTCTGTTATACACCTGATGCAACTAATCAAGGGCTTGGTGAGTAGTTAAAGATGGTTTGTTAGTGCTGGGAtagaacaaaaatgtgcaccacGGGTTCACCCAGGAATGGATTGAGAAACACTGCTGTAAACATTCAATAAAGTTCACTGTCCCCTGTACATCATCTATACTGGTGTACATGATTGAGACCACATTTGTGGCTTGTTGTATGTACCATAGGGACCAGTTTGGATATGTTCTCCAGAGAAGGAGAAGGGCAAAACAGCACGGAGAAGTTCAGCAAAGTGGGACGCAATAGTCTGGACATTTTCTCTCCAGTCAGAGAGGGTGAGATTCCATTTGTGTCCCTTGACATTCAAAGTTCAAATTGGTCTGGACAGCTTCACAAACCTGTAAACTTTTTCAAACTCATTAACTGTAATGTACAAGCTGACCATTGATTCACTCATTCTCCAGATTACAAATCCCATGGAATGACCGCAGATGTAACAAGTGGGAAGAAAGGAAACAATCTGGACTTCCTCCCTTCCTACTCTGGTGGACCCCCACACCGCAAGACTCCCCTGGGCACACCTGGAGGAGGGCGCTGTTACAGCCCCCTGTCTGTCTTCCAGACCCCTCAACCAATCAAAGAGGAGGATGCCGAGCCGCCAgcgcagacagacacactggatttGAAACGGGTCAGTTTACTTTATTcaatcagctgttgtacaatttgGAATGCTGACAGACCATTTTAACCAGGAGTATTCCATTCTGGTCCTGGGGTCTTCCCAGACCAAAATATTCAAGGACTTTCATTACTTGAATCAAGTGTGATAGTGTTGGGCTCGATCAAAGATGGGCAGGGAGGCCCCAGAACCTGAAATTAGACCCCTTATTTAGTCGGTCGGTTTTTCCTGTCTAAATGTTCAAGCTGCTCTTCACCTGTTGTTTGTTCGATTGACAGTATGAGAAGGGTGAAGGCCCCACCCCACACAGCCAACCAGCACAGCTGTTCTTCACCCCTGAACCCAGCCTGAGGGCGGCCAATGACATGCAGGCCCAACTGCGCTACAACACACCCCTCAATGGTGGTCCGCACACTACTGCACCAGGTGAGTTTGTGGTTGTTTTTTCTGTGTGGGTAACAGCTGCAGATATACATCATAATGTCATCAATTAATATGTTTAATAGCATGACTGTTTAAATTGTGTATGGCTACTGTGTATTTGTATGCTAGAGAGCATATCTAAGCACAACAGTACATTAATTGTGTGGTAGTACATTGATGAAATCAATGAAAAATACCCTGTGTCAGCAGGCCCTGCAGTTTCTTCAGTGGTAGCATCCTCTGTATCAGagagaatagtggaggctgttggAGCAGAGGGTGGAGGCGCTCCCCTCACATCACTGCAGATCCAGTTCATTCGCAACATGATCCACGAGACCCTGGAAGACTTCAGGTGGTTGCACTTTCTCACAGCAGATCACCCTCGGTTGTTGAACCTACTTGCGCATCTCTGGTCAATAGTTCTGTGGATTTTTGGCTAACTCCATTTCCTCAACAGGGACGCCTGCCACCGAGACATAGTGAACCTCCAGGTGGagatggtcaaacagttctacatTCAGCTGGTAAGTGACATGTCCCTCTGGTCCTACTCCACTGACACACGTGCcactacacaccacacactaTTTAGAGTCCCTTGACAAAGCACTAGCTAAACCTGTCTACATTGTGGTTCCATTTCCCTAACTTACCCCTTGGTTCCTTGCTGCGTTTCAGAATGAGATCCATGGTCTGGTCGAGAAGTACTCGGTCAACGACACGCTGGTAGAGGAGATCGAGAAGCTGAGGGAGGAGAACAAACGACTCCGAGCCAATTACTGAGAGGTTGACTTGGACTTACCACCTCATCAACCCTAGAAACAGTTGCCCCCTCTCAACTCAGACAGAATGTATTAGGTCTCTGTGGGacaatgcctttttttgtgtCCTGGTTTAGTCCCCTTCCATCTTGGAATGAATTTACTCTTCAGTGCCTTACTGGTAGTTAAAGGATTGACCAGTATGTTCTTTGCAAAGTGTGCTATCAGTCACATCAATCATCTGTGACCGTGGTTATCAGTGCTGGACAATTTTAGCCCAATTCCAAACCGTTCTCTCCCCTCGCATAAAGAGAGGTCAACAAGGACCCAGGGACAGGAAGATGCATTGCTTAAATACAGAGTATACCAAACGTTAGGAACAGCTTCCTAATATTGGGTTGCAATatttaacaagtcacatcaataaggaatcatagctttcacttggtcagtctgtcatggaaagaggtgttCTTCTCTTCAGCATAGTATGGTTGAAGTTGATAGTATCTTTGGCTTTTACTGGCACACTGAAACAGAATGAGGGCATGCCTTTGTCTTTCACCAATCATGATACTGTCTTTGGACTAGGCAAGAAAATGTCATATTGGTCATCAATTTCTAATAGTAAGTGGTGCCAAGCTCCCTCTGAAGTGTGCTTGCGTTGCCAAGTTTGCCCATCAGatatttgtttttgttattgATGTTTTGTGAAGAGGAATATAAATACTAGATGTGTACAATTTTGTTAATGTAATTAATTCTGGTTAAGGTGAATGTTTATAGAACCATTCATGGTGCAAACTGAAAACTTTAGAGACAGCATGTTAAAATTATTTAATTTAACAATGAAATACAGCTGCAACAATGGCAAAATAGGAATTAAGAGACAAAAGTACTACTATGTGTTTTCTCAATGTAAACATCTCTCCCATATACTATTGATAAAAACTAACATTGATGCTTGGCAAACACTTCATGGTTGCATCAAAATAGAGAAATGCAATAGGATGACCACTGACAGACCTAGTGCGTGTGTTAGGACTCAAGTTTCTCTTCCCCACATACGTCCAATTTAGGGATAGTGGATAGGGACCCTGCCAGAAGTTGTGCGTAGACCTGCTGGGTCCTGGACCTCAGGCCTTTATTTCAGGTGTAGCCAGGTAGGAGACATCAGTTGTCTGAGATCAGCTCCTCTGTGAACCGACAAAGAAATTGACTAAGTATTTTTTTACTTAGTCTAAATGCTAGCTACTTCATATTTCTGGAATGACATCCAATTGAAGTGGACCACAGGGTCAGATTGTCTGACCCCTCACCTGACAGCACGCATTTCCACAGGCCGTAGGTTTTACCCAAGGCTGTCTTCCACAGACGGAGTGTTCCATCCTCTGATCCGCTGGCATAGAGCTCCCCGTCTGGACTAAAGCGAACACAATGGACCGGCCCAAAGTGTCCCTTGTATGACTCTACACAAAGGACAGAGATGGAAGATTCTATTGAAGTTTTTCCCAAGGTGAGAAGCTTGACTTCAAAGACAGATTCATATGAACATTAACTTGTCACAATGAGtggacataaactcagcaaaaaaataaacatctgttcaggaccctgtctttcaaagataatttgtaaaaatcaaaATCACTTCACtctaaagggtttaaacactgtttcccatgcttgttcaatgaaccaaacaattaatgaacagtcgttaagacactaacaggcggtaggcaattaaggtcacagttatgaaaacttaggacactaaagaggcctttctactgactctggaaaaacaacaaaagaaagatgcccagggtccctgctcatctgtatgaatgtgccttaggcatgctgcagggaggcatgaggactgcagatgtggccaggtcaataaattgcaatgtccgtactgtgagacgcctatgACAGCGATACAGGGAgacgtcctcgcagtggcagaccacgtgtaacaacacctggacaggatcggtacatccgaacctcacacctgcgggacaggtaaaggatggcaacaactgcccgagttaaaccaggaacgcacaatccctccatcagtgctcagactgtccgcaataagctgaactgagggcaggtcctcaccagacatcaccggcaacaacgtctcctatgggcacaaacccccCGGCCCTGGACCAGACGGGCAAAAagtactcttcactgacgagtcgcggttttgtctcatcaggggtgatggtcggatttgcgtttatcgttgaaggaatgagcaatacactgaggcctgtactctggagcgggatcgatttggaggtggagggtctgtcatggtctggggcggtgtgtcacagcatcatcggactgagcttcttgtcatttcaggcaatctcaaagctgtgcgttacagggaagacaggCGCCTCATGTGGTAGCCTTCCCGCAGGCTCAacctgaccctccagcatgacaatgccaccagccatactgctccttctgtgcgtgatttcctgcaagacaggaatgtcagtgttctgccatggccagcgaagagaccggatctcaatcccattgagcacgtctgggacctgttggatcggagggtgagggctagggccattccccccagaaatgtccgggaacttgcaggtgccttggtggaagagtggggtaacatctcacagcaagaactggcaaacctGGTGCAGTCcttgaggagatgcactgcagtacttaatgtagctggtggccacatcagatactgactgttacttttgattttgaccacccctttgttcagggacacattattccatttctgttagtcacatgtctgtggaacttgttcagtttatgtctcatttgttgaatctcgttatgttcatacaaatatttacatgttaagtttgctgaaaataacaGTTGACAttgaggatgtttctttttttgctgagtttatttgcaATTTAGCAGATTTCAAGTGGCTTACGGTCAAACCGCACAGACATCCGGCAGAGTAAgttcaaatatatatttgtattcaacattctggcttgtaaggaacATTTACACTATTTTCATTCATTTCAGGCTGTATATACCAATTCattgtgtattacagcctgataAATTAGACTAATGGATAAGAAGATAAGTGTGAGCCATGGTACCAGTAAACATATACAAGCTCCTAAAGCCAAAttccttttttattttaccaggtaagttgactgagaacacattgtcatttacagcaacaacctagggaatagttacagggaagaggatgggggatgaatgagccaattgtaagctggggatgattaggtgaccgtgatggtataaGGAGCAGATTGGGATATCTCAAGCATAGCCACCAGTTCAGACTTGGAAATTCCCATCCCGTCCTGGTCACTGCTGTCCACTACATAGATAACAGCATCGGTTTTGGAGTAGTAGCAGCGCCAGTAAGgcctgaaacagagagagatgcaagAAGAAACAGTGTAACCAATACATTTGTTGGTTGACTCTTGACAAACTGACCGCTGACAGTTGCAAACTTCAGATGTGTGAGACATATGCTACAATAAATAAGTCAGGAATATCTTGCAACCTAATACTGGTCTGCCCTCCAAGATCCCACACCTGGAATGTCAGATCCTTGTATGTTACCGTTTCCATGTTGAAGCAAATGGCTGGGTGGGGGCAGACCAGTAGCTTGAGCCATTTCAGTAACAAATATATATGTTGCAAGACATACCATTGTATTGGCATGCAAAGTTACGCACATCAGTTTGAGTTTGAGTATGTTACTCAGCACTGAGAATAAGTTGAATATTTTCACTCACTGGTTATAGTGGTGACGACCTCCCCAACTAGAAGTCTGTAAAGAATTGTAGTTTTTTTCCCAGCTCCATCCAACCACAGGATCAGTATCCTAATTTTCCTGGTGCAAAACAGGCCAGAAAAGAGATCGGAGATTTAACATGGCAGGAGGGATAGATAAAAGTATAGTAGTCATACTTTACTCATTACATTGATCAAACTATACAGACATAACTTCAAAGGACAAAATACAAATGTCAGGTCTGGTCAATGCATATTACTAAAGGCCTAGCTATAATAGCATTGTCTGGTATGCATTCACTTTCACGGGTCAGCAAGTTATTTTCCTGAATAACAATGCAATACGAGGAGACAGAGGTCATTGAAGTAGCTAGTATACAGCGACATCTGTCTTACACATTCCCTGGATAGCAAACGTTCATCTGGTTTAACTCAAAGAACACCCAAATAATTTGAACTGTATTCATAGGAAATTGTAAATTTACCACATCCTACCTAGCTCTTTAAATGCTAACACAGAGCAAACATTGGCTGATGGAAACTAATCAGTAGCTAAACATTGATTTCATGAGAAACGTAACAAAAGTATGACACACTAAAAAAGGTAGCAACAAATCTTACCCATTTTTGCCTAATAACAGTCCCTGCAATCCTATCCAGTAAGTGAAGTGTCTTCTTCCTTGTGGGTTTGTTTACATGCCCAGCTCAGTTATTGGTACATTATTGCCACCTATTTGCAGGGATGTACTGGTGATTTGAtagtctattacattacaacCAACATACTGTACAGCCCCAACATTGTGTAAATATAAAAAAGAATACATcaatgtttggagaaaaaaacaAGAGGCAAAAATGTAAAAGCACACAGAGTGGATCAAAGTTTTGTTATTGTTGTCTGCCTTGACAAATCAGAAAATACTTCAGTCCATTATAAAAAATAACTGCTACTTATAATGGCTTTAATAAAAACAAAATTGTATTGTTTAGAGCAAATTGTTTTATGAAACAGAAGATAAACATACAGGTAAGTATACAATAGCAGATCAACTGGCAAATAAATATACGAATAAGCAACATGTTAATGAATAAATACAGCATGCAAATATACAAACAGATATCAGACTTTGAAAACCTTATCTCTGTCTTTCATTTCCAGTGTCTAATTGTCGTGAACTCTCGAATTGTAAAAACCCTTAGCGGTTTGACTGTAGAGGCTATTGACATGGTAACATCAGATTAAACTTCCTCTAGAACAGCATAGACTGAAGAGACTTGCGGACAGTGGCCATCTCCTGCTGTTgctgtggacagagagagatgggttatAACACTCAAGTGACCAATGGGAAACCATtacagattttttaaaataaaaacattgaataaaattgtattcgtcacatgcgccgaatactttttgtggctgttggacttcctgagccaacgCCCACAGCGAGTCAAAATAGGTCCCCACGTGTCGGACTTACGCAATACCAACACAGGcgctcctcagggatgtgttttgtccccactcctgtacactaatagttgtactagttcccattctgacagacacctcgttaagttcgctgatgacactgccttgatcagcctgttgcatgatgacgaggaacatcatggcccggtcctagatgactttgtagagtggtgtgaggaatcacacttggtcctcaataccaacaagaccaaatagatgtgcatagacttcaggaagtgtacaacacctacctctgcaacatctatcagaggtcagaatatagagattgtagaggaatacaaatacctgggtgtcctcttggacaataattgtcagtggagtaaatgtacagacctgatctacaaaaagagccaacagagactgtactttctcaaaatactgggatcttttaatgtagactgtactatactgactctgttttacaaatctttcattgagagtattttaactttttgtattgtttgttggtttggcaatgccactgtcagccagagaaatatgctgagaaggattatcaccacagcaagcaaggtactaggagtcaaacagacaggcctggatgagatctttaaggtcagggccctccgcagggctcacaaaataattttagacccaagccaccccctgtacccagactttgaactactcccctctgggcacaggtatagggcacccctcagcaggaaaaacagaacaagacaatcatttgtgccaggtgtgatatccctcctaagtAGCTCGGGCTAATTTTCCTattgactcagtaaggccagcaggctcgTCTTAAAAAAAGAAGgttttattggtatgtaactgttatgaaagttgtattgtcaattttgttttgtatttaaacgccactttaaacgtgtacatgacactgcaacacaatttccccatggggacaacaaagtcagtaagtaagtacaaccttatagtgaaatggttacttacaagcccttaaccaacaacgctttaagaagttaagaaaaataagtgttaagtaaatggaaaataaaagtaacaaataattaaacagcagcagtaaaataacaatagcgaggctatatagagggggtaccgatacagagtcaatgtgcagcggcaccggttagtcgaggtaattgaggtaatatgtacatgtaggtagagttaaagtgactatgcatagataataaacagagagtagcagcagcgtaaaagaggggtctggggtagccatttgattagctgttcaggagacttatggcttgtgggtactTGGCGCTCCgggaccgcttgccgtgcggtagcagagagaacagtctatgactagggtggctggagtatttgactatttttagggccttcctctaacaccacctggtatagaggtcctggatggcagcaagcttggccccagtgatgtactgggccttacgcactaccctctgtagtgccttgcggtcagaggccgagcagttgccataccaggcagtgatgcaaccagtcaggatgcactcgctggtgcagctgtagaaccttttgaggatctgaggccagtctcctgagggtgaataggctttgtcgtgccctcttcacgactgtcttagtgtgtttggaccatgatagtttgttggtgatatggacaccaaggaacctgaagctctcaatctgctccactacagctccgtcgatgagaatgggggcgtgctcggttctccttttcctgttgtccacaatcatctcctttggtcttgatcacattgagggagaggttgttgccctggcaccacacggccaggtctcgaacctcctccctttaggctgtctcatcgttgttggtgatcaggcctaccacttgatgatggtgttggagtcgtgcctggccatgcagtcatgagtgaacagggagtacaggaggggactgagcctgcacccctgaggggcccctagtgttgaggatcagcgtggctgatgtgttgttgcctacccatatcacctgggggcagcccgtcaggaagtccaggatccagttgcagagggaggtgtttagtcccacggtccttagcttagtgatgagcgttgaaggcactatggtgttgaacgctgagctctagtcaatgaatagcattctctcataggtgttcattttgtccaggtgggaaagggcagtgttgagagCAATagcaattgcatcatctgtggatctgttggggcagtatgcaaattggagtgggcctagggtttctgggataattggtgtttatgtgagccatgaccagcctttcaaagcacttcatggctacagacgtgagtgctacgggtcagtgtcatttaggcaggttaccttagtgttcttgggcacagggactatggtagtctgcttgaaacatgttgatattacagactcaatcagggacatgttgaaaatgtcagtgaagacacttgccagttggtcagcacatgcccggagcacaccttctgctaatccgtctggccctgcggccttgtgaatgttgacctgtttaaaggtcttactcacatcggctacggagagcgtgatcacacagtcgtctggaacagctgatgctttcatgcatgcttcagtgttacttgcctcgaagcgagcatagaagtaatttagctcgtctggtaggctcgtgtcactgggtagctcgcagctgtgcttccctttgtagtctgtaatagtttgcaagccctgccacatctgacaagcgtcacagccggtgtagtatgattcgatcttattcctgtattgacgctttgcccgTTTGATGGTTCGtaggagggcatagcaggatttcttataagcttccgggttagagtcccgctccttgaaagagacaggtctaccctttagctcagtgaggatcttgcctgtaatccatggcttctggttgaggtatgtatgtacagtcactgtggggacgatgtcgtcgatgcacttattgatgtggtgtactcctcaatgccatcgaaagaatcctggaacatattccagtctgtgctagcaaaacagtcctgtagcttagcatctgcttcatctgaccactttcttattgaccaagtcactggtgcttcctgctttagtttttgctcgtaagcaggaggatagaattatggtcagatttgccaaatggagaacgagggagagctttgtacgtgtctctgtgcgtggagtaaaggtggtctagagtttttccccctctggttgcacatttaacatgctggtagaaatgaggtaaaacggatttgagtttccctgcattaaagtcccatgccactaggagcgtcgcctctggatgagtgttttcctgtttgcttatggcggtatacaggtCATTGAGTGCagccttagtgccagcatcggtttgtggtggtatataggcagctacaaaaaatacagataaactcttggtaaatagtgtggtctacagcttatcatgagataatctacctcaggcgagcaaaacctcgagacttccttagacttaattttttttaaggggtggatcagctttaatattacggatagattgttgcttccatcaatgtaattgtctgcattatTTCCAAACCCCCATATATTTTGGGGgtaaatatacactaccattcaaaagtttggggtcacttagaaatgtccttgtttttgaaagaaaagcacagtttttgtccattaaaatatcaaattgatcagaaatacagtgtagacattgttaatgttgtaaatgactattgtagctggaaacggctgatttttaaatggaatatctacataggcccattatcagcaaccatcactcctgtgatccaatggcatgttgtgttagctaatctaagtttattattttaaaaggataattgatgattagaaaacccttttgcaattatgttagcatggCTGAAAACCTTTctgttgattaaagaagcaataaaactggccttctttagactagttgagtatctggagcatcagcatttgtgggttcgattacaggctcaaaatggccaaaaacaaataactttctcctgaaactcgtcagtctattcttgttctgagaaattaaggctattcca comes from the Salvelinus namaycush isolate Seneca chromosome 21, SaNama_1.0, whole genome shotgun sequence genome and includes:
- the LOC120065916 gene encoding protein NEDD1-like, whose protein sequence is MAVYRYRDILELPLLPTQPTSSLVSPLSHQDHNEEVTCVSFNGSDSYIASGSTSGDIILHSITTNLSSKAFGHGTNQPIHDLKYSVVKRSLLGSVSDSGSVVLWDANTQKELHVFDGAHKAPASGLAFSPANDLLFVTVGLDKKIICYDTSSKIVLRSMRVESPLTAIDFTPDGAGLVVGSTQGRLYLYDLRNLSAPTKTATAHKTSITSLRFQSSQSRHLKSSKMASSKSSSSHTSKRISARLGNTYLPAATHSSTSTPPSSLLAPHMVDGGDGQAQGTGSSVEVVSREAEGQPGADRLPSLDKFSSVGRNSLDIFSPVRDDYKAHGMGGDAPGGIKGNGTSLDMFSREGEGQNSTEKFSKVGRNSLDIFSPVREDYKSHGMTADVTSGKKGNNLDFLPSYSGGPPHRKTPLGTPGGGRCYSPLSVFQTPQPIKEEDAEPPAQTDTLDLKRYEKGEGPTPHSQPAQLFFTPEPSLRAANDMQAQLRYNTPLNGGPHTTAPGPAVSSVVASSVSERIVEAVGAEGGGAPLTSLQIQFIRNMIHETLEDFRDACHRDIVNLQVEMVKQFYIQLNEIHGLVEKYSVNDTLVEEIEKLREENKRLRANY